AGACTAAGACTATCGGATTGGGGGACATCTTGGGCCCAGTCCGCAATGGTATGTAAACCAATCTCTCCCTGGGCTTCAAAGAGGCACTCATAGGCCTTTTGATAGGCTTCCTTTAATTGCTCTTGGACTTTCTTAGCCTTTTGCACCAGGGACATAATTTCATTCATTAAAATCATCCGTTTACGGTCCATTAATTCGTGACCGTTCTTGGATAAGCGCAAGGTTTTTTCAACCTGCATGAGATTCCCCTTGGTGGGAGTGTGGTTGACTTCCATTAGTCCTCACCGTCCTGCTTACTATCCTTATCTAGGGCATCTTTTTTGTAAGAATAAGTGGTGTCTTCATAATATTTGTCGAGTAATTGACTATCCATCCGGTTTAACTCGGTCCGTGGGAAGGTCCGGAGCAGGTCCCATCCCAAGTTCAAGGTATCGGTAATGGTCCGGTTTTCATCTTGCTTTTGCCCAATAAATTCTTGTTCAAAGGCTTCCCCGAAGGCCAGGTATTTCTTATCTAAGTCAGAAAGTTCTTCTTCCCCAATAACCGATGCTAGTGAACGGGCATCAATGGCTTGGGAGTAGGCAGCAAAGAGTTGGTTAGATACCGCGTCATGGTCCTCACGGGTGTAACCGTCCCCAATCCCATCCTTCATTAAACGTGACAGGGAAGGGAGAGGGTTAATTGGTGGGTAGATATTCTTCCCTTCAATACTCCGGTCCAAGACCACCTGGCCTTCAGTAATATAACCGGTAAGGTCAGGAATGGGGTGGGTGATGTCATCGTTAGGCATGGTTAAAATTGGAATTTGGGTTACAGAACCTTGCCGTCCTTTAACAATACCTGCCCGTTCATAGATAGTCGCTAACTCGGAATAGAGGTAGCCAGGATAACCTTTACGGGATGGAATTTCTTGCTTAGCATTAGAAACTTCACGTAAAGCTTCACAGAAAGAAGTCATATCGGTCAAAATAACCAAGACATGCTTACCTAAATCATAGGCCAAGTATTCCGCGGTAGTGAGGGCCATCCGTGGGGTAATCAAACGTTCCATCACGGGATCGTCAGCGGTATTAACGAACATAGTCACGTGTTCCATAGCGCCACTTTCTTCAAAGGAGCGCTTAAAGAAATCGGCCACATCGTGTTTAACCCCCATGGCAGCAAAGACGACCGCAAATTCGCCGTCTACGCCGTCACCGAGTTTGGCTTGTTTAGCAATTTGAGCAGCCAGTTGGTTATGGGGCATCCCATCACCGGAGAAGATTGGTAACTTTTGCCCGCGAATGAGAGTAGTTAAGCCGTCAATGGCAGAAAAACCAGTTTCGATATAGTCACGCGGATAAATCCGTGAGACCGGGTTAAGGGGCGCACCGTTCACATCACGACTCACTTCAGCGTGGATAGCGCCTAAGCCATCGATCGGTTGACCAATCCCGTTAAAGGTCCGTCCTAAGATATCAGGACCTAGGCCTAATTCCATCCCCTTACCGGTAAATTGGGTATGGGTATTGTCTAAGGACATGCCTGTAGTCGAGTCAAAAACCTGTATCAGGGCATGTTCGCCTTCAATTGTGATGATTTGACCCACTTTTTGGTCAGAACGGTTAGTTCTGAAGCGGACAATGTCACCATAGGCCGCCCCTCGAACCCCGTCGACCACGACAAGAGGGCCTTCAATCGAACTTAATCCTAAATATTCAATTGCCATTTATTTTCCCCCTTATCCATTTTCTTGCATTGCTTTTTCATAGAAACGATCGATATCTTCATAATAATGATCAAAGGCTTCTAAGTCATCATTTGGCACATCAAACTTCATGGTAATTAATTGGTTAAAAATATCAGCCTTAGCGATGTAAGACATGGGCATCCCCCATTGAACCAATTGTTGGCAGCGGGAATGTAGATAGAGAATTACATCTAACATCTTGGCTTGCTTAGCAATCGGCACCGCTTGGTCGATTTCGTGGAAGGTGTTTTGTTGTAAGAAACCCAAACGAATAATTCGTGCGGTTTGCAGGGTCAATTTTTGCGAATCAGGTAAGATATCTGAACCAATTAATTTAACGATTTCATTTAATTCATCTTCTTCGTGGAGTAGGGCCATCATTTGTGAGCGGTTTTCCACGAATTCTTCGGAAACCTGTTTATTATACCAAGCCGTTAAGTCATCCACGTATTGAGAATAGGAATTCATCCAGTTAATGGCTGGGTAGTGACGGGCATGGGCCAGGTTGGCATCCAGTCCCCAGAAACAGCGGACAAAACGCTTGGTGTTTTGGGTCACGGGTTCAGAGAAGTCCCCACCTTGAGGGGAGACCGCCCCGATAATTGACACTGAGCCATTGTCGTGGTTGAGGGTTTCCATGTCGCCGGCTCTTTCATAGAAGGTTGCGATTCGGCTAGCCAGGTAGGCAGGATAACCTTCTTCAGCTGGCATTTCTTCCAGACGGCCCGATAATTCACGTAAGGCTTCTGCCCAACGGGAAGTGGAGTCGGCCATAATGGCTACATCATACCCCATATCCCGATAGTATTCAGCAATGGTTAGGCCGGTATAAATGGAAGCTTCCCGAGCTGCCACGGGCATATTGGAAGTGTTAGCGATTAAGACGGTCCGTTCCATTAATGGGGCGTTAGAACGCGGGTCAATCAGTTTAGAGAAATCTTCCAAGACTTCGGTCATTTCATTGCCCCGTTCCCCGCAACCAATATAGACAATGACATCGGCATCAGCAAACTTAGCGATTTGGTGTTGCATGGTGGTTTTTCCGGTACCGAATCCACCTGGGATGGCCGCTGTCCCACCCTTAGCAATCGGAAAGACAGTATCAATAATCCGTTGCCCAGTGAGAAGTGGGGTAGTGCTTTCCAGTCGCTTAGCCACAGGTCGTGGGGTACGGATGGGCCATTTTTGATAGGCCTTGACTTGGTATTCCTCACCATTAAATTGGCGGATAGTCGCTAGAGTTTCTTCAATGGTATAAGACCCAGGAGCCACCACATCAACGACTTCACCTACCACAGAATTAGGCACCATAATTTTATGTTTAATGGCTTGGGTTTCTTGCACTTCAGCAATCACGTCCCCAGCAGATACTTGGTCTCCCACCTTAACGGTCGGGGTGATCTGCCAAGCCTTTTGACGGTCAAGCGAGTCGACGTTGACTCCTCTTTTAATATAGAAACCACTGGCTTCAGCGATATCCTCTAGGGGCCGTTCAATCCCATCATAAATATTATTTAAGAGACCAGGGCCGAGCTCTACTGTCATGGCTGAACCACTGCCATAGATGGGTTCGCCTGGTTTTAAGCCGGCGGTCTCTTCGTAGACTTGGAAGGTGGTTTTGGCTTGGTCGATACGAATCACTTCGCCCACTAAGCGACTCTTACCGACATGGACCAATTCTTGCATGGAAAAATCGGTATTACCCTTGACGGTAACAATGGGGCCATTAATGGCATAAATTGTATTTTCTCCCATCGATTAATCAGCCTCCTTAATGACAAAGTTTTCTTTGAGGCGGTCAAGAAAGGTTAAGAAGGAGTAATCCACCAAAATTTGGCGTTCTCTTAACACCGCCCGAATGCCGCCCATGAAGGGACGGTCAGAAATAATGATAGGGTGGGAAGCATAACTTTCTAGTTGACTTCTTAAATGACTATCATTTTCATCGATGTAAAGGTCGTATTTTTCACGACCTGCGTAGGCTTGAATATTAGTCAGCATTTTTTTCAACTGTTCAATATAAGCCTCACTCTTTTGGTAGTCTTCGATTTGCTTAGTGAAGGTTTGGAAGAGAGTCAATTTCATATTCTCTTCGGTTAAGAACAATTCCCGTTGTTGGTTAATTTGAATTTGGGAAATGGCCTTATTATTTTCTTTGCGTAAGGCTTCTTTCTCGTTAACTAAGCGGTGAGCAAAAGTGTCATCGGTTTGTTCTTGAAAAGTTTGAAAATCATCTTCTAAAGTTTCCCGGTATTGGTTAATTTGTTGGTCAATTTCAGATTGGCTTTGTTGGGTCACTTGATCCTTAAAATAAGCCATTTTTTCTTCAAGTTTCATACTAGGCTCCTCTCCTAAATGGATATCCCAATGGCACGCTGGATGGTGTCAGCGATTGAGGATTGTTCGGATGCATATTCATTGGGGCCTAACATCTCTACAATCAGAGGTGTTGAGCGGTTGAATCGCACCTCATCGACTAGGTCTTGGTGGTCAGCAATCAGCTTGGGCGAAATCATCAAAACACCAATATCATTTCTTTCCAAGACTGCTTGAAAAGCCTCTTCAAATGAATCTTGGTCCTTAATCAAGACGCCATCAACGCCCACCAGTTTCATCCCGGTTAAGGAATGCACATTATCACTAATGAAATATTGTTTCATTAAAGTTGACCTAGGATAGAGAAGGAAACAATTAAACCGAAGAGGGAGATACCTTCAGCCAAACCAACAAAGATCAATGAACGACCAAAGATGGATGAGTCTTCACTAATGGCACCAAGGGCTGCAGAAGCTGAGTTAGATACGGCAATACCAGCACCTACACAGGAGAGACCAGTAGAGAGGGCAGCACCGATAAAACCTAAGCCACGGGCTAAGCCGTCACTAGCAGCTCCTGCTTGTTCACCAGCCGCAAAGGCAACTTCTGGGTGGTAGGCAATAATTAAGGCAATAGCAATCCCTGAAACAAGAGCAAAGACGTTCCAAGCGAGGGTTTTCTTATAACGTTCCCGACCGGCATGACCTAAGAAATAGTAAGCGCCAGGGAGGACAAAAGCAACAATAAAAGTTAAGACAATCGTTAATTTAAGCATAGTAGCAATAGACATTTTCATTCTCCTTTTTTAAAAAATTAAATTGAATTCAATCGACAACTTATGAATTATGACTTGGTGGTCGATGACCAGACACTCTTGAACTCAATCCCGTCGCCCTTGTAGAAATGACTGAAGAGTTCATAGAATTCTAGCCGTAAGACTTGGATAAAGACAACCAAACCTTCGAAACCAGTGACGAAGAGGTTACCTAAAATAAAGACCAACCAGTTAGGGTTATTACCTTCTAGATTGGCAAACATTAAAACAATCCCCATCATAACCCCGTGGCTGATGGCAAAGGCACCCACCCGGACAAAGGAAATGGTATTAGAAATAAAAGATAATAAGGTTTCAAAAGCTTCAAAGAACACGGTAATTAATTGAATCACAATCCCATCTTCGTTGTCAGCTTTTTTCTTTTCAATAAAGTTAATGATTTGTTCCTTAAAACCGATGCAGAGTAAGGATATAACCATAATGGCAATGATGATTCCTAGGGCAGGTAAGGAATGACCAGTCATATAGAGGACCAAGGTTAAAACCATTAATCCGTAGAAAATCAGTCCCATGAGGCCATTGCGGTCGAAGATGGCTTCTAATTTTTCGCCTTCTTTAAGCCGTAAGACAAAATTCATCAGCATGGTTAAGAGAATTAAAAACATCCCAAAGCAAACCGAAACCACAAAGACCGTGTTTAAAGTCCCAAAGAAAGGCACATTGGTCATGGCCTTACTTGGACTCAACCAGATGGGTTCAATAATCTTGTCTTCAATCCCAAATACAGAGCCGTACAAGAAACCAAAAAGCATCGATGAAATACCCACTGGTAAGAACATCTTGGCCATGGCAACTTTAGGCAGATGGTAAGAGGCTAAGCCCAGTAAAAAGAGTAAGAGCCCGTGGCCCACGTCACCAAACATGGCCCCAAACATTAAGGAATAGGTTACCGCCACTAAGGGTGTAGGGTCCATCTCTTCATAATTGGGGGTCCCATACATCTTAGTGATCATGCGAAAGGGTTTGGTAAAGAAATTATTTTTTAACTTCGTGGGTGGTTCGATATTATCTTCATCACTATCATCTTCAATATAGATGGTCACATTGGGATCATCCTTGACGTCGTTAACTAAAGACTTGGCATCATCTTCATCCATCCAGCCGATTAAGAGATAGCGGGTTTCTTTCTTAGCAAATTCATTTCGGGTAATGGCTGCATAACGGCGGACGCCAAAGGCCTTGGATAACTTATGGAGACGTTGTTTAGCTTCCAGTAAGTTGTCTCTTACGGGGAGGAGGAAGGCCTTGAGCTTGGTTTCAAGGTCTCCTTGCATCTTCTTAAGTTTTTGGATTTCACCTTGGTAGCGGCTAAGAATCTCTTTAAAAGTTCCGCTTTCTTCAGGCAGGTAAATTCTTTGCCATGCTAAGGAGAAATACAAAGCGTCCACTCGTTGCCGGGCTTCGGCAGGCACAAAGTAAAGGCCATAAACATAGCCGTCTTCAGTCTTAGAAGGAATGAAGATGGAAGGAATCATATTATCGATATATTTTTTAAACTTGCGGTAGTTTGCTTCAGTAAAGCGACCAAAGCGAAACTTAATCTTTTCCATGGAAAGAATATCGGCTAAGTTATAATCGATTTCGGAAAAAGGCAGGTAGGTATGGTAGTCGGCCTCTAATTTTTCCAGTGATTCATTGACTTCATTTAATTGCCCTTGGACATCAGAGCAATCTTTTTCGACCTCTGTCACTAGACGCTTGATATAGTCAAAGTCTAAGTCGCGACAATCGCCTTCTAGCTCTTCTTCTTCATCACTAGTGATTTGTAATAAGTTACCAATCCGATCTGCCCAGGGTTGGTAGGGATCAGGACTGGTATAGGGTTTTAAAGTCTGAATTTCTGATAATTCCTTTAGCGTATTTTCTAAATGAATATCATAATGACTTAAGTATTGGTCAGCCATCCGGTCGATATCATCACGTGGACCAGATATGTTGACCATACTCATTTTTGTAATCATCCAAGGAACTCCTTTCAATTATGGAATGGCATAGTAACAGGGGATTGGTAGGCAATCGCTTCTACCTTCTCTTTGAGTAAGTCAGCTTCCAGTTCTTTGAGACTGAGATAGTCAAAGAGGGGCAAAACTGACTGCGGTAAACTCTTAGCAAAACGGTGTTCAATGGTTTTTAACCAAGCTTTTTGTTGCTTGAGGCCCACTACTTTATTTTCTCCACTCTTGAATAAATCTTGATAGCCCAAGTTGGTCAAGAGGTTGAAGAAACTGTTTTTGTCTTGGCTAGCCAAGAGAGCACTGATATTTGCTTCATTAAGGTAGCGGCCTGGGCTAAAGAGTTGCGACCGGATAAAGTTCTCATCCACCTTATAGTAGAATTTCAAACGAAAAATGGTCCGGATATTGGCTAAGTCCATCTCACTACCAAATAACTTCTTAAAGCGGGTCAGGGCCTTATCATTAAGTACCCGACTGGCCTTTTTCCAAACCAAGACCGCACAGTATTGTTCAAAGACGGTACTGATAATGTAATGGTTGTAGTCGTGGTCATGGAAATAATCATGGTAATCCTCAAAGAATTTACCGTAATCGGTATCTCTAAAGGTATCAATCGAATCAAGGACCGATGTCTTGGTAATTAGTTCACCGATGTGAAAGTGGCGGTGCTTTTCCAAGTAGTCAGTAAAGGGGTTAACGACAAAGGGCACCGATTCTTGGCGCTCCAAGCCTCTAAGTACCTTGGTGATAAATTCGCGTTCAAAACGAATCCCATAGACCGATAAGGCCGCCCGTTGTTCGAAACCAGAAAAGCGGTAGAGCTTGAGAAAGTCATAGCGCAAGCCCCGATCAATCAGTTCAATCAAGTTCTCCGCAGTGAGGTCAAGCTTATTCTGTTCGCTAGGCATCACTTGGTGGTAGGAAGGCAATTGGTCGAGAGCCTGGTAGAGGTCTGACAAGGTATAACCTGCTAAGCGGTCATCGATTTCTTCTGGAGTCAAGACGAGCTTGCCTTTCATGGCCCGGACCTTGGTGTTGATAGCGGTATAGTTAGTCATCGCCTGTCACTCCGAGGGCCTGTAATTGATTGAAGAAATCCTTGAGGTAGCTGTCTTGATCATGATCAACGAGTTGTTTGATTTGCTCCATTTGTCGGTTGTAGCTGGCTTGCAAGTCTTGGGTACGTTCCTCGCGTAAGTCTTGGTTACGGGCTTGGATCCTGGCTAATTCTTCGTCATATTTTGCTTGAGCTTGTTTCTTATAATCAGCTTTTTTTGGTCATAGTTTTGACGCAAGGCTAATTTTTCATCTTGAACACTCTCAAGATGACGATTGGCATCAACTTCCATATGGTGCAATTGCTCTATGATTTTATCCATCTATTCCACCATCCTTCTTTTTATTTTATAAGCACAAAGCCAGTTTGAGCTCTGCAATTCATTATAGGACAGAAGGCCATTAAAGTCATTTTTACCCGGGATTAAATCTTGCAAAAACAGTAAAAAGTCGACGTTCGCTGACGATTTTTGCATGGATAAAAATGATAGCGTTTTAGCTATTTGACATTTTTGGTCTCAGACGGATGAGAGTCAGCAAACTGATTTTTAGCTTAAAAAGCTGAGAAAATTAAAAATAAAAAGTAAAGATTTTGCGGACCAATAAGTAGGCGGTTAACGCCTAAGTCTTTCACTGTATTTAATGAAGGAAAAGGAGGGATAATTTGCAGGAAATCACTCAAGAAATACTCAGGGAGGCCTACCAAGCACGGGTGGATGATATCCATCTCTTGCCAGAAAAGGGTCTTTACCAAGTCTATTTCCGCCAAGAGGGAATCCTCAAGCCGGTGCGCCAGTTTGACTTAGACTTTGGAAGCCGCTGGATTCGCTACTTGAAGTATATTAGTCATTTAGATGTGGGCGAGCAACGTTTACCCCAAGAAGGGGCCTTGATCTACCAATTAGACCAGGGAGAAATTGAACTTAGGTTGTCTACCTTAGCCAACTACCTCATGCAGGAATCCTTGGTGATCCGTCTGCTCTATGACCAAAGTCAGTGGCAGTACAGTGAGCGAGAGGCTGAAGACTTAGAGGAGATGAAGAAATACCTTTATCGAAAAAGTGGACTCATGCTTTTCTCTGGCCCGGTGGCCTCGGGAAAGACTTCAACCATCTATCATCTCTTAAGAGAGGTCTACCAGGAACGCGCCTGCCAGGTGATCACCATGGAAGACCCGGTCGAAATTAAGGAGGCTAATTTCTTACAGATTTCAGTCAACCGCAAGGCAGGCTTGACCTATGAGCGTCTGATCAAGGCCAGTCTCCGCCACCATCCCGATATTCTCTTGATCGGTGAAATTCGTGATGAAGAAACTGCTCAAATGGTGATGCGGGCGGCCCTAACCGGGCACTTGGTGATTGCCACTATCCATGCCAAAAACTGCATTGGCGTTATTGGCCGCCTCAAGGAATTGGGACTGAGCCAAGAACAATTACTGCAAACGCTCTTATTTGTCGCTTCTCAGCGTCTCATCCCTGTCAAGGGAGAAGGGGCCTCGCGACAGCTCTTTTGTGAATGGATGAATGCCCGTATGTTGGCCCACTACCTCACTAAGGGAGAAGTGGCCAGTGACTTTAAGTCCTTAAATGGTAAATTGCAGGAGGCTTATACTCATGGAAAAATCTCAGGCGAAATGGTGGCAGCCTACCAATTGGAAGAAAATTGCTAATTACGAAATTACCTCTTCTTGGAATAAGGCGCTCCAAGCTGAAGTGCTTGCCTATATTGCCGACATGTTAATGGAAGGTTTTCAAATGATTGATATCTTTTCCTTTTTGGCTTCTCTCTATCCCAAGCAGGAGGAAACTTTTCAATCTATGGAAGCCTTATTAATTGAAGGGCATTTCTTCTATGAAACGACCGGAGAAATGAAATTGGCCAAGGATATCCAATTTCAAATCCAAGTTGCTGAACGCTGGGGTGATTTTGCCCCAGGACTAAAGACCATCAGTGCCTATCTCAAGGAGCGGGCCCGGCAGCAGGCGGCTATTAGGCAAAGTTTACGCTATCCGATTTTTCTGGTGCTTTTACTCTTAGTGATGCTACTGGGCATGCGGGGCTTTGTCTTACCACAATTTGACCGCCTCCAAGCCAGTCCAGACTCGGGTTTTTTAGGCTTACTCTTTTGGTGTTTGGAAAACCTGCCCTTACTATTAGGAATTTCTTTCCTAGTCTTACTGATCGCCTACCTACTTTTTAGAGTATGGAAGAAGAAAGTGGGTCCTTTGCTTCAAGCTCAGGCCTTGGTCAAAATCCCCTTATTCGGCCGGCTCTTGCGGCTTTATTACACTTATTACTTTGCTTATGAATTCAGCCAGCTTTTCCAAGTAGGTTATTCCATCAAGCAAATTATAGACACCTTTAGCCAGCAAGAAGAAGTTCCTTTCCTCTATGACTTCGGTCACTACCTGGCTCATTCTTATGAAGAAGGTCAGGCTATTGTGGGCCAGTTGGAGGCAGTAAATATTTTTACCCGAGAATTTCCAGCCATAGTCCACCAGGGCGAGCTACTGAGTCAATTAGCTCTCAAAATGCGTCTCTACAGTCAGCGCTGTTTGAAGAATTACCAAGACCAGGTCAAACTTTTCATGCACTGGATCCAGAATGGCCTATTTATCGTGATTGCTCTATTTATCGTAACCATTTATCTAATGTTGATGCTACCCATGTTTAATATGATAGGAGAGATACCAGGATGATGAATGTATTAACAAATCAAGCCAATCGAATGATGTCAAAATTAGGCCTTCATAAGCGGGAGGGCTTTACTCTTTTAGAAATGATCGTTGTCCTCTTTATTTTAGGCCTACTGATCTTACTCTTCTTACCTAATATCATGAACCA
This genomic window from Aerococcus sp. Group 1 contains:
- a CDS encoding V-type ATP synthase subunit I is translated as MITKMSMVNISGPRDDIDRMADQYLSHYDIHLENTLKELSEIQTLKPYTSPDPYQPWADRIGNLLQITSDEEEELEGDCRDLDFDYIKRLVTEVEKDCSDVQGQLNEVNESLEKLEADYHTYLPFSEIDYNLADILSMEKIKFRFGRFTEANYRKFKKYIDNMIPSIFIPSKTEDGYVYGLYFVPAEARQRVDALYFSLAWQRIYLPEESGTFKEILSRYQGEIQKLKKMQGDLETKLKAFLLPVRDNLLEAKQRLHKLSKAFGVRRYAAITRNEFAKKETRYLLIGWMDEDDAKSLVNDVKDDPNVTIYIEDDSDEDNIEPPTKLKNNFFTKPFRMITKMYGTPNYEEMDPTPLVAVTYSLMFGAMFGDVGHGLLLFLLGLASYHLPKVAMAKMFLPVGISSMLFGFLYGSVFGIEDKIIEPIWLSPSKAMTNVPFFGTLNTVFVVSVCFGMFLILLTMLMNFVLRLKEGEKLEAIFDRNGLMGLIFYGLMVLTLVLYMTGHSLPALGIIIAIMVISLLCIGFKEQIINFIEKKKADNEDGIVIQLITVFFEAFETLLSFISNTISFVRVGAFAISHGVMMGIVLMFANLEGNNPNWLVFILGNLFVTGFEGLVVFIQVLRLEFYELFSHFYKGDGIEFKSVWSSTTKS
- a CDS encoding V-type ATP synthase subunit A, which translates into the protein MGENTIYAINGPIVTVKGNTDFSMQELVHVGKSRLVGEVIRIDQAKTTFQVYEETAGLKPGEPIYGSGSAMTVELGPGLLNNIYDGIERPLEDIAEASGFYIKRGVNVDSLDRQKAWQITPTVKVGDQVSAGDVIAEVQETQAIKHKIMVPNSVVGEVVDVVAPGSYTIEETLATIRQFNGEEYQVKAYQKWPIRTPRPVAKRLESTTPLLTGQRIIDTVFPIAKGGTAAIPGGFGTGKTTMQHQIAKFADADVIVYIGCGERGNEMTEVLEDFSKLIDPRSNAPLMERTVLIANTSNMPVAAREASIYTGLTIAEYYRDMGYDVAIMADSTSRWAEALRELSGRLEEMPAEEGYPAYLASRIATFYERAGDMETLNHDNGSVSIIGAVSPQGGDFSEPVTQNTKRFVRCFWGLDANLAHARHYPAINWMNSYSQYVDDLTAWYNKQVSEEFVENRSQMMALLHEEDELNEIVKLIGSDILPDSQKLTLQTARIIRLGFLQQNTFHEIDQAVPIAKQAKMLDVILYLHSRCQQLVQWGMPMSYIAKADIFNQLITMKFDVPNDDLEAFDHYYEDIDRFYEKAMQENG
- a CDS encoding V-type ATPase subunit gives rise to the protein MTNYTAINTKVRAMKGKLVLTPEEIDDRLAGYTLSDLYQALDQLPSYHQVMPSEQNKLDLTAENLIELIDRGLRYDFLKLYRFSGFEQRAALSVYGIRFEREFITKVLRGLERQESVPFVVNPFTDYLEKHRHFHIGELITKTSVLDSIDTFRDTDYGKFFEDYHDYFHDHDYNHYIISTVFEQYCAVLVWKKASRVLNDKALTRFKKLFGSEMDLANIRTIFRLKFYYKVDENFIRSQLFSPGRYLNEANISALLASQDKNSFFNLLTNLGYQDLFKSGENKVVGLKQQKAWLKTIEHRFAKSLPQSVLPLFDYLSLKELEADLLKEKVEAIAYQSPVTMPFHN
- a CDS encoding V-type ATP synthase subunit B translates to MAIEYLGLSSIEGPLVVVDGVRGAAYGDIVRFRTNRSDQKVGQIITIEGEHALIQVFDSTTGMSLDNTHTQFTGKGMELGLGPDILGRTFNGIGQPIDGLGAIHAEVSRDVNGAPLNPVSRIYPRDYIETGFSAIDGLTTLIRGQKLPIFSGDGMPHNQLAAQIAKQAKLGDGVDGEFAVVFAAMGVKHDVADFFKRSFEESGAMEHVTMFVNTADDPVMERLITPRMALTTAEYLAYDLGKHVLVILTDMTSFCEALREVSNAKQEIPSRKGYPGYLYSELATIYERAGIVKGRQGSVTQIPILTMPNDDITHPIPDLTGYITEGQVVLDRSIEGKNIYPPINPLPSLSRLMKDGIGDGYTREDHDAVSNQLFAAYSQAIDARSLASVIGEEELSDLDKKYLAFGEAFEQEFIGQKQDENRTITDTLNLGWDLLRTFPRTELNRMDSQLLDKYYEDTTYSYKKDALDKDSKQDGED
- a CDS encoding V-type ATP synthase subunit F — its product is MKQYFISDNVHSLTGMKLVGVDGVLIKDQDSFEEAFQAVLERNDIGVLMISPKLIADHQDLVDEVRFNRSTPLIVEMLGPNEYASEQSSIADTIQRAIGISI
- a CDS encoding ATP synthase subunit C, with amino-acid sequence MSIATMLKLTIVLTFIVAFVLPGAYYFLGHAGRERYKKTLAWNVFALVSGIAIALIIAYHPEVAFAAGEQAGAASDGLARGLGFIGAALSTGLSCVGAGIAVSNSASAALGAISEDSSIFGRSLIFVGLAEGISLFGLIVSFSILGQL
- the comGB gene encoding competence type IV pilus assembly protein ComGB is translated as MEKSQAKWWQPTNWKKIANYEITSSWNKALQAEVLAYIADMLMEGFQMIDIFSFLASLYPKQEETFQSMEALLIEGHFFYETTGEMKLAKDIQFQIQVAERWGDFAPGLKTISAYLKERARQQAAIRQSLRYPIFLVLLLLVMLLGMRGFVLPQFDRLQASPDSGFLGLLFWCLENLPLLLGISFLVLLIAYLLFRVWKKKVGPLLQAQALVKIPLFGRLLRLYYTYYFAYEFSQLFQVGYSIKQIIDTFSQQEEVPFLYDFGHYLAHSYEEGQAIVGQLEAVNIFTREFPAIVHQGELLSQLALKMRLYSQRCLKNYQDQVKLFMHWIQNGLFIVIALFIVTIYLMLMLPMFNMIGEIPG
- the comGA gene encoding competence type IV pilus ATPase ComGA, with product MQEITQEILREAYQARVDDIHLLPEKGLYQVYFRQEGILKPVRQFDLDFGSRWIRYLKYISHLDVGEQRLPQEGALIYQLDQGEIELRLSTLANYLMQESLVIRLLYDQSQWQYSEREAEDLEEMKKYLYRKSGLMLFSGPVASGKTSTIYHLLREVYQERACQVITMEDPVEIKEANFLQISVNRKAGLTYERLIKASLRHHPDILLIGEIRDEETAQMVMRAALTGHLVIATIHAKNCIGVIGRLKELGLSQEQLLQTLLFVASQRLIPVKGEGASRQLFCEWMNARMLAHYLTKGEVASDFKSLNGKLQEAYTHGKISGEMVAAYQLEENC